One Bacteriovorax sp. PP10 DNA window includes the following coding sequences:
- the tsf gene encoding translation elongation factor Ts — MTQITAKLVSELREKTGAGMMDCKKALGEVDGDLEKAIDYLRQKGLAAAQKKQSRIAAEGLVGSYIHGGRIGVMVEVNCETDFVAKSEDFVTFVKDVAMHVAAADPKFVRASEMDQAFVEREIAIYTAQLKEEGKPEAMISKIVEGKVKKLSTEVCLLDQKFVKNPDISVQDLINELTIKVGEKIDVRRFVKFNLGEGIEKKVDDFAAEVASMTGGKQ, encoded by the coding sequence ATGACACAAATTACTGCAAAGCTTGTTTCTGAATTAAGAGAAAAAACTGGTGCTGGAATGATGGACTGTAAAAAGGCCCTTGGCGAAGTTGATGGTGACCTTGAAAAAGCGATCGATTACCTAAGACAAAAAGGTCTAGCTGCTGCTCAAAAGAAGCAATCTCGTATTGCTGCTGAAGGCTTAGTTGGATCATACATTCACGGTGGAAGAATTGGTGTAATGGTTGAAGTAAACTGTGAAACTGACTTCGTAGCAAAGTCTGAAGACTTCGTTACTTTCGTAAAAGACGTAGCTATGCACGTAGCTGCTGCTGATCCGAAATTCGTTAGAGCTTCTGAAATGGACCAAGCATTCGTAGAAAGAGAAATCGCAATCTACACTGCTCAGTTAAAAGAAGAAGGGAAACCAGAAGCAATGATCTCAAAAATCGTTGAAGGAAAAGTTAAAAAACTTTCTACTGAAGTATGTCTTCTTGATCAAAAATTCGTTAAGAACCCGGACATTTCAGTTCAGGATCTTATCAATGAACTTACTATCAAAGTTGGAGAGAAAATCGACGTAAGAAGATTTGTAAAATTCAACCTTGGAGAAGGTATTGAGAAAAAAGTTGATGACTTCGCAGCTGAAGTTGCTTCTATGACTGGTGGAAAACAGTAG
- the rseP gene encoding RIP metalloprotease RseP: MLLEKIAIFIIFLGPLVFFHELGHFLFARLFGVRVEVFSIGFGPKIFKKKWGETEYAVSAIPLGGYVKMFGDDPFNKDDIPESERKHSFTHQGKWARFWIVMGGPLANFILAFVIFFSLLIVGERIPEIKIGALTPETALYQNGLRTGDVLVKVNNNDVYNPSDLMVDGNTAVSSLTVKRNNETKVLSVNFAGDKFFEEVLKYPPFLRKPYFVDQNANRFVVTPVKGQIDFKHSIEELATMENVKKLYVYPIAAGEDLSTDTVKVDMNAGKEMAVEYTDLKSLIMALDGRGLRTIDLMVRSVNMGSPADKVGIKSDDVFASLEGQKVYSFEELRTKLQTIAKASVDVEVYSKGELKKYTVTPETSMQDGKSVKLLGVYSFVEVMKTNFVLTKSKGLFSSVSVAVTRTWDSMKKTVDGFVKLITNQVSLKSIGGPLAIGKVAHDSFNTSLSYFFQLMALISVNLGVINLFPIPVLDGGHIMFIALEIVNRGPLSRRKMEIAQQVGLSVLLMLMVGAIFNDVTRFF; this comes from the coding sequence ATGTTATTAGAAAAAATTGCAATTTTTATCATCTTTTTAGGTCCGCTCGTGTTCTTTCACGAATTGGGTCACTTTTTATTCGCTCGTCTTTTTGGCGTAAGAGTAGAAGTTTTTTCAATTGGTTTTGGGCCAAAGATCTTCAAGAAAAAATGGGGAGAAACAGAGTACGCTGTTTCTGCTATTCCACTTGGTGGATATGTAAAAATGTTTGGGGATGATCCGTTTAACAAAGACGACATTCCTGAAAGCGAGCGCAAGCACAGCTTCACTCACCAAGGTAAGTGGGCGCGCTTTTGGATCGTTATGGGTGGACCTCTAGCGAACTTTATTTTAGCGTTCGTGATTTTCTTTTCTCTATTAATTGTTGGAGAGAGAATTCCTGAAATTAAAATTGGTGCTTTAACTCCAGAGACTGCTCTTTACCAAAATGGTTTAAGAACAGGGGACGTTCTGGTTAAAGTTAATAACAACGATGTTTATAATCCTTCAGACTTAATGGTTGATGGCAATACTGCTGTTAGTTCGTTAACAGTAAAAAGAAATAATGAAACGAAAGTATTATCGGTGAACTTTGCTGGTGATAAGTTTTTTGAAGAAGTTTTAAAATACCCTCCATTTTTAAGAAAGCCGTACTTCGTTGATCAAAACGCAAACCGTTTTGTTGTCACTCCAGTTAAAGGGCAAATTGATTTCAAGCATTCGATTGAAGAGCTTGCGACAATGGAAAATGTGAAGAAGCTTTATGTTTATCCAATTGCTGCCGGAGAAGATCTTTCTACGGATACAGTAAAAGTTGATATGAACGCTGGAAAAGAAATGGCAGTGGAATACACTGACCTTAAATCTTTAATCATGGCACTTGATGGTAGAGGACTTCGTACGATCGATCTGATGGTAAGAAGTGTAAACATGGGTTCTCCTGCTGATAAAGTTGGGATTAAGAGCGATGACGTGTTCGCTAGTCTCGAAGGTCAGAAAGTTTATAGCTTTGAAGAGTTACGAACTAAACTTCAAACGATTGCAAAAGCTTCTGTGGACGTTGAAGTATACAGTAAGGGAGAGTTGAAGAAGTACACTGTGACTCCTGAAACGAGCATGCAAGATGGTAAGTCGGTTAAGCTTCTTGGAGTTTATAGCTTCGTTGAAGTCATGAAGACGAACTTTGTTTTAACGAAATCAAAAGGTCTGTTTAGTTCTGTGAGTGTTGCTGTAACACGTACATGGGACTCGATGAAAAAGACTGTTGATGGGTTTGTTAAGCTTATTACGAATCAAGTTTCACTGAAGTCAATCGGCGGGCCACTGGCGATTGGTAAAGTAGCACACGATTCATTTAATACATCACTATCGTATTTCTTCCAGTTAATGGCACTCATTTCTGTAAACCTTGGGGTTATTAACTTGTTTCCAATTCCAGTTCTTGATGGTGGGCATATTATGTTCATCGCGCTTGAGATTGTTAATCGCGGGCCTTTATCAAGACGTAAAATGGAAATTGCTCAACAGGTTGGTTTATCAGTTCTGTTGATGTTAATGGTTGGTGCGATTTTCAATGATGTGACTAGGTTCTTTTAA
- the rpsB gene encoding 30S ribosomal protein S2 — protein sequence MSELNLKSLLEAGAHFGHQTEKWNPKMKKYVFGEKNGIYIIDLAKTIPLAKDAYDFLKKTASEGKPVLFVGTKRQASDTVKQAAIDCGANFVTSRWLGGMLTNWKTVSLSIDKIRKVEKMKETGDFGLLTKKERINIEKEVIKLEKVLGGIKDMKKLPGALFVIDPNNERIAILEANNLGIPVVAITDTNCDPTGVDYVVPGNDDAIKSVSMFTEYFANSVTEGMNLAKKNNKIESNSKDSSRDMALEKEIISKYEKDIDLADEE from the coding sequence ATGTCAGAATTAAATCTAAAAAGCTTGCTTGAAGCAGGCGCACACTTTGGTCACCAGACTGAAAAGTGGAACCCAAAAATGAAGAAATACGTTTTCGGTGAGAAGAACGGTATCTACATTATCGATCTTGCTAAAACTATTCCTCTTGCAAAAGACGCTTACGACTTCCTTAAAAAAACTGCTTCTGAAGGGAAACCAGTTCTTTTCGTAGGAACAAAAAGACAAGCATCAGATACTGTAAAACAAGCTGCTATCGACTGTGGAGCTAACTTTGTTACTTCAAGATGGTTAGGTGGAATGCTTACTAACTGGAAAACTGTTTCTCTTTCGATTGATAAAATTCGTAAAGTAGAAAAAATGAAAGAAACAGGAGATTTCGGTCTTCTAACTAAAAAAGAAAGAATCAACATTGAGAAAGAAGTAATCAAGCTAGAAAAAGTTCTAGGCGGGATTAAAGATATGAAGAAGCTTCCAGGAGCTCTATTCGTTATCGATCCAAACAATGAAAGAATCGCTATCCTTGAAGCAAACAACCTTGGAATTCCTGTTGTAGCTATTACAGATACAAACTGTGATCCAACTGGTGTTGATTATGTTGTTCCAGGAAACGACGATGCAATTAAATCTGTATCAATGTTTACTGAATACTTCGCTAACTCAGTTACTGAAGGGATGAACCTTGCTAAGAAAAATAACAAGATTGAATCAAACTCTAAAGATTCTTCTCGTGACATGGCCCTTGAAAAAGAAATCATCAGCAAATACGAAAAAGATATCGATCTTGCTGACGAAGAATAG
- a CDS encoding phosphatidate cytidylyltransferase, with the protein MMSNTKERVISALVMAVLVVAAVYFGKSTTLIAVLVASVLCIDEMLINFAKLTRKDFIYKYVMVFFSLFFIAINGMNARVSLNVFTIAAILMNCFLIYYLFRVPLADGFMKKSTEKNPSIIAVLVAVPMLSFGIHFESDAWRQILGMLLIVTYSMDTGAWFVGKNFGKHKLWPAVSPKKTVEGFIGGIIIAAVCGSFAWDIFFGQFRWYYSIIFGLCGAMSQVGDLIQSKIKREFEIKDSSNLIPGHGGVYDRIDSLIFLSPFFVIVVKYLGQQISL; encoded by the coding sequence ATGATGTCGAATACAAAAGAAAGAGTTATTTCTGCGTTGGTAATGGCCGTGTTGGTTGTTGCTGCGGTTTACTTTGGTAAATCGACAACTCTGATTGCAGTGTTAGTGGCCAGTGTTCTTTGTATTGATGAAATGCTGATTAATTTTGCAAAACTCACACGTAAAGACTTTATTTATAAGTACGTGATGGTGTTCTTTAGTTTATTTTTCATCGCGATTAACGGGATGAACGCAAGAGTCTCGTTGAATGTTTTTACAATCGCGGCGATTCTTATGAACTGCTTTTTAATTTACTATTTGTTTAGAGTTCCTCTGGCAGATGGGTTTATGAAAAAGAGTACTGAAAAAAATCCTTCGATCATTGCAGTTCTTGTGGCCGTTCCTATGCTTTCTTTTGGGATTCACTTTGAGAGTGATGCCTGGAGACAAATTTTAGGGATGCTTTTGATTGTTACTTACTCAATGGATACTGGTGCTTGGTTTGTGGGCAAAAATTTTGGAAAACATAAACTCTGGCCAGCTGTAAGTCCTAAGAAAACTGTAGAAGGTTTCATTGGTGGGATAATCATCGCAGCTGTCTGTGGATCATTTGCCTGGGATATCTTTTTCGGTCAATTCAGATGGTATTACTCAATTATTTTTGGTCTTTGTGGGGCCATGTCACAAGTTGGTGACCTGATTCAGTCAAAGATTAAGAGAGAATTCGAAATCAAAGACAGTTCCAACCTCATTCCGGGGCATGGCGGGGTATACGATCGTATAGACAGCCTTATCTTTCTATCGCCTTTTTTCGTTATTGTTGTAAAATATCTAGGACAGCAAATCTCACTTTAG
- the uppS gene encoding polyprenyl diphosphate synthase has protein sequence MEPLSHNIKHVAVIMDGNGRWAKQRSHPRVWGHVRGSAVVSHIVQEADDLGIEALTMYAFSSENWSRPQTEVLVLFNLLYKFLKKERARILKNNIRFKIMGDISNLPEQTKKLIGQLESETAHHTGLKLTFAFGYGARAEIAYAVNRFMKANPGKDITEDALNEYLMIPDLGDVDLLIRTGGDHRVSNFMLWQIAYAEMFFTETKWPDFTITEFRYIIEQVAKRERRFGAVAPATSLQDNIIVARENQRILRG, from the coding sequence ATGGAACCACTTAGTCACAATATTAAGCACGTGGCCGTCATCATGGATGGCAATGGCCGTTGGGCCAAACAACGTTCTCACCCGAGAGTGTGGGGGCACGTGCGCGGTTCTGCAGTGGTTTCACATATTGTTCAGGAAGCAGATGACTTAGGGATCGAAGCGCTTACGATGTATGCGTTTTCTTCTGAGAATTGGAGTCGTCCACAGACTGAAGTTTTAGTTCTGTTTAATCTTCTTTATAAATTTTTAAAGAAAGAGCGAGCGAGAATTTTAAAAAACAATATCAGATTTAAAATTATGGGAGATATTTCTAATCTTCCGGAACAAACTAAAAAATTAATTGGGCAGCTTGAAAGTGAAACTGCTCATCATACAGGACTGAAACTGACGTTTGCTTTTGGATATGGCGCGAGAGCGGAGATTGCTTATGCAGTTAACCGTTTTATGAAAGCTAATCCAGGAAAAGACATTACAGAAGATGCTCTTAATGAATATTTAATGATCCCTGATTTAGGGGACGTTGATTTACTAATTAGAACTGGTGGAGATCACCGTGTTTCTAATTTTATGTTATGGCAAATTGCTTACGCTGAGATGTTTTTTACTGAAACGAAGTGGCCGGATTTTACGATCACAGAGTTCAGATACATCATCGAACAGGTGGCAAAAAGAGAGAGAAGATTTGGGGCAGTCGCTCCAGCAACTTCGCTTCAGGATAACATCATAGTAGCTCGCGAAAACCAAAGAATACTTCGAGGCTAA
- the frr gene encoding ribosome recycling factor has product MMKETQASLNDSMKKAVDSLKHQLTKVRTGRASASVLDGVQVEYYGSLTPLSQLGQISTPEARLLQIQPFDKTMLGAIEKALFGANLGVTPTNDGNFIRLNFPSLTEDKRKDIAKEIKKIGEDAKVVLRNLRRDSNEAVKKAEKDKTVSEDDSKKIQTEIQNITDKFTKEIDTVIANKEKEVLSV; this is encoded by the coding sequence ATGATGAAAGAAACTCAAGCTTCATTAAATGATTCAATGAAAAAAGCGGTTGATTCGCTTAAGCATCAATTAACAAAAGTACGTACAGGAAGAGCATCAGCATCTGTTTTAGATGGTGTTCAAGTTGAATATTACGGATCTCTAACTCCGCTTTCTCAGTTGGGACAAATTTCAACTCCAGAAGCGCGTTTACTTCAAATCCAACCATTCGATAAAACGATGTTGGGTGCGATTGAAAAAGCACTTTTCGGTGCAAACCTTGGTGTTACACCAACTAACGATGGTAACTTTATCCGTCTTAACTTTCCTTCACTAACTGAAGACAAAAGAAAAGATATCGCTAAAGAAATCAAAAAAATTGGTGAAGATGCTAAAGTTGTTTTAAGAAACTTACGTCGTGATTCTAACGAAGCTGTTAAAAAAGCTGAGAAAGATAAAACTGTTTCAGAAGATGATTCAAAGAAAATCCAAACGGAAATTCAAAATATCACTGATAAGTTCACGAAAGAAATTGATACTGTTATTGCTAACAAAGAAAAAGAAGTACTATCAGTTTAA
- the pyrH gene encoding UMP kinase, translated as MKYNRILLKLSGEALAGEQGHGISAEVLDTIAGEVKELQVMGVEIAIVIGGGNIHRGVAGATKGMDRTTSDHMGMLATIINSLALQDSLERHGIDTRVLTAIDMQEIAEPYIRRRAVRHLEKKRVVIFAAGTGNPYFTTDTAAALRANEIDAQVIMKATKVDGIYNKDPMKFKDAVKIDKLKFMDVLNQGLAVMDSTAISLSMDNEIDILVFNMFEKGNIKRAVLGDNIGTIVTNK; from the coding sequence ATGAAGTACAATCGAATCCTTTTGAAACTTTCTGGAGAAGCACTTGCTGGTGAGCAGGGACATGGAATTTCGGCAGAAGTGCTGGACACAATTGCTGGAGAAGTTAAAGAGCTTCAAGTCATGGGTGTTGAGATCGCAATCGTTATCGGTGGTGGAAATATTCACCGTGGAGTAGCGGGAGCAACTAAGGGAATGGATAGAACGACTTCTGATCATATGGGGATGTTGGCGACAATTATTAACTCGCTAGCACTTCAAGACAGTCTTGAAAGACATGGAATCGATACGAGAGTATTGACTGCAATCGATATGCAAGAAATTGCAGAGCCGTACATTAGAAGACGTGCTGTAAGACACCTTGAAAAGAAAAGAGTGGTGATCTTTGCTGCTGGAACTGGGAATCCGTATTTTACAACGGATACAGCTGCGGCGCTTCGTGCGAATGAGATTGACGCACAAGTAATTATGAAAGCAACAAAAGTTGATGGAATCTACAATAAAGACCCAATGAAGTTTAAAGATGCCGTAAAAATTGATAAACTTAAGTTTATGGACGTTCTAAACCAAGGTCTTGCTGTTATGGATTCAACAGCTATCAGCCTTTCTATGGACAACGAAATTGATATTTTAGTTTTCAATATGTTTGAAAAAGGGAATATCAAACGTGCTGTATTAGGTGATAATATTGGGACAATTGTAACGAATAAATAA